GGATCACGGCCTCGTCCAGCTGTGGATGGTCGTACGACCCGACCATGGCGATCTGGATGTCGCGGTACTCGTCCACGTCAGCGCACTCCACGTCGCCGAGGCACATCACGTACCCCGCGATGTCCCCCGAACCGGTCAGGTCCTGGTAGATCCCTGTCCCTCCGGTGATGTCGAAGGTGCCCCGGAAGGCGACCTCCTCCGGTGAGGTCCGTTGGAAGTCGGCGGTCCAGTCGAAGTCGATGCGGTCCCGCTGGTCGTCAGCGACGTCGTCGGTGACCGCGCCGGGGCGGGGCTGGCAGACCGTCAGCGCGATCGTCCCCTCGAGCTGGCCCTCGCCGTCCTCGGTCACTTCGGTCACCTGGAACTCGATCGGGTGCATGCGGGTCGAGGCCGGCGAACGGCTGTCCTCGAGCTTCGAGTTGAACGTGGCCAGGTTCGTCGAGATGTCGTTGATCGGGGCGTCGTCGGCACACGAGATCGCCGAGTAGCTGAACGTCCCCTCACTCTCACCATCCCAGGGCTCGGCCTGCATCGGGACGTCGGCGCCCCGGGGCGTCTCGCCTGTGCTGTGCGCCATCGCGATCACGTTGAAGGTCCCACCCTCAGCTGCCGGGGTGGGGGTGGGGCTGACTGCTGGGGTCGGTTCTTCCTCGGCCTGTGGGCACGCCGCCAGCAGCAGCGCGGCGACGCCGAGTACGGCGAGTCTCTTCACGGCAAGCTCCTTCGATGGTCAGATGGGCGTGGGAGGGCGCCCCGGGTCCGGCGAACGCTGCCCAGGCTGGCTGATCGCAGGACCGACCGTGTTGGGCGCTCCTGACCATCCGTACACGCAGGACGCTCGTGTCGAGGTCACCGACCGGGCCCTGCTGCACGGGTGGGACGAGGTATCAACCCGTCCTGCAATGGCGCGGACCCCGGACGATGGTCGTCCGGGGTCCGCCTGCTGGCTGTCGGGGGTTACGGGCGGGTGGGGCGCTCCACGCTGTCGGAGTGCTCGCCCTCACCGGCGTCCACGGGGGGCTCCTGCGGGCGGTAGGGGTCGCTGGCCTCGTCGGCCGTGACGTCCGCCGGCGGGTTGCTGGGACGGCTGGCCTCGTCGGCCGCGGCGGGCCGCTCGGGGCGCTTGTCATCGGCGACGTCGGTACCGGCTTCGCGGCCTGCCGACGCCCGACCCTCGGACGCGGCGTCGGACACCGCCCGACCGAACTCGCTGGGGTCATCGGACTGCGACTGCGACTTGCCGAACTCGCCCGGCTCGCCGTGGTACTCGTCGATCACCGAACGCACCGCATCGCTGCGGTCTTCGTCGCCGCGCTCGTGGGTCTCGACGTCGTGCGTGCCAAGCTCTTCGGTCTGTTCGGTGGTGGTGTCGACCGGCTGGTCCTGGCCGCCGGCGGGGACCGAGATCCCCACGCGGGCAGCGGCTTCGCTGAGCCCGTCCTGCATCGCGTCGGGGAGCTGTCCGGTGGCGCCTGCGACCAGGCCGGCTGCGGTGACGGCGCTGATCGCACCGGCAGCGACCTTGGCGCTCAGCGCGCTGAAGAGTGTCTCGAGCATTGTCGTGTGTCTCCTCTGGGGTGTCACGGTGCGTGGTTGCCCGTGACTCACAGTCGTGTATGCGTTGATCGGAGCCCGCCGGTTACGGGTGGCACGAAGATGGCCCCCCGTGACTAGCCCGCCGTGACCTCAGACCGGATCCGCGAGCGGGAGCCGAGCGGCCCTGAGTGGCGCGCCGCCACTGCGCGCCCCGGCGACCTGGGCGACGGGGGTGCCGGCCCCGTCAGGACCCGGGAGCGCCGGCGAACATCATCGTCAGCGCGCCGAGCGTGAGGACCGCGATGGGGGCTGCCACCCACCGCGGGACGGCTCTGTCACGTGTGGCGGCAACGAGGGCGAGAACGGCACCGACGGCCAGGATCAGCATCGAGAAGGTCGTGACCACCATGCCGACCGTGTGGGCCACTCCCTCCAGTGGCGGGCTCGTCGACCCTCGCGCCCACGATGTCGAACAGTTGACCCGTCACCACGCCGGTCATCCCGATGACGGCCATGCACCGACCCGACCGTCCGGGCGCGATCTGTCGCGCAGGCGGCCACCGACGCAACGCCGCGACGAGGAGCACACCCAGGGGCGCCCCGACGAAGAGATGGCTCAAGGCGTGCCCCACCGGGTCGGGGAGTCGGTCACCGCCCGCCGCGCTGCCGGTGCGACAGCGAGTGGCAACTTCCCCGACGCGCGCGGCGACCTCAGCTACCGGGCCGCGACCAGCAGGCCGGCCGGGGTCCTGGCTGTGCCGGTATCGACGGACAGCGCCTCGATCATGGCGCGGAGCAGGAGGAGGGAGTGGTCGTCGGCCGCCAGGTCGATGATGGCGGCGGCTGCGGTGTCGCAGTCGATGCGGTGGCCGTCGTCGTGCAAGGCCAGCACGGCCCGGGCGAGCCGCTGACGTTCGAGTGGGGTGTCGATGATCGCGAGCGCGTCGGGCATCGCCGCGGTCACCGCGTCGGCGTCGTCCTCGGCGATGGCCGTGCGGAGTCGTTGCAGGCCCGCCGGTAGCAGCCGTGGCAGCCTCGCGTGCAGCGACAGGTCGGTTGCCGGCAGGGCCGCGACCTCCTGGAACAGTTCGCCGAGCTCCTCGACGGTGTAGCCGGCCAGAACCGGGGCCCACTGGCGGCATGCGGCGTTGAGGAACGCGGTGGCCAGCTGGTCGGGTGACGGCCCGCGCGGGACCCCGCAGCAGCGCTTGGCCTTGGCCCCCGAACCACACGGGCAGGGC
This genomic interval from Actinomycetota bacterium contains the following:
- a CDS encoding SEC-C domain-containing protein; this translates as MSLGCVSIRPPVSKEHAVAKIGRNQPCPCGSGAKAKRCCGVPRGPSPDQLATAFLNAACRQWAPVLAGYTVEELGELFQEVAALPATDLSLHARLPRLLPAGLQRLRTAIAEDDADAVTAAMPDALAIIDTPLERQRLARAVLALHDDGHRIDCDTAAAAIIDLAADDHSLLLLRAMIEALSVDTGTARTPAGLLVAAR